A DNA window from Vibrio tarriae contains the following coding sequences:
- a CDS encoding biotin-dependent carboxyltransferase family protein, which produces MLGKLHVLKAGPLTLLHDLGRYGFSHFGITPSGPIDEYAYSWANHLLVNPVNCATLEITLGPAEFLLRSDAQLAIAGGDLNATLDGHPIASWSRFYAKQGQTLRFGLPRNGLRAYLAVQGGFTVSPQLGSVSTHVRQGLGGLTSQGLALQTGDDLAFSAQQIAQKPVQMTFRFRPDYNLPLRLRVIESYQYQAFSPSAMESFYRSEFIVTPNSDRMGYCLQGETISPPDQAILSEGIALGAIQVPPNGQPIILLNDRQTIGGYPKLGCVARIDLPRLAQAKPGHSVQFVAGDLAGLQAVWCQWARFFGY; this is translated from the coding sequence ATGCTAGGTAAGCTGCACGTGCTCAAAGCGGGGCCTCTCACGCTACTTCACGACTTGGGTCGCTATGGGTTCAGTCATTTCGGGATCACCCCTTCCGGCCCTATCGATGAATACGCCTACAGTTGGGCTAACCATTTACTCGTCAATCCCGTCAATTGCGCCACCTTAGAAATCACGCTCGGTCCAGCGGAATTTCTTTTACGCAGCGACGCGCAATTGGCGATTGCCGGTGGCGATCTCAATGCCACGCTAGACGGTCACCCCATCGCCAGTTGGAGCCGATTTTATGCCAAGCAAGGACAAACGCTGCGCTTTGGTTTACCACGCAACGGGCTACGCGCCTATCTTGCGGTTCAAGGAGGGTTTACGGTCTCCCCACAACTGGGCTCTGTATCTACCCATGTTCGGCAAGGCTTAGGGGGACTGACGTCGCAAGGGCTGGCGCTGCAAACGGGTGATGACTTAGCATTTTCCGCGCAGCAGATTGCCCAGAAACCGGTGCAGATGACGTTTCGTTTTCGACCTGATTACAACTTACCTCTGCGACTGCGCGTGATTGAGAGTTACCAATATCAAGCGTTTTCACCATCCGCGATGGAAAGCTTCTACCGCAGCGAGTTTATCGTGACCCCAAACAGCGATCGCATGGGCTATTGCTTGCAAGGTGAAACCATATCGCCACCGGATCAAGCCATTCTCTCTGAGGGGATTGCCTTGGGGGCGATTCAAGTTCCGCCGAATGGTCAGCCAATCATTTTGCTCAATGATCGGCAGACGATTGGCGGGTATCCCAAGCTAGGTTGTGTGGCGAGAATCGATCTGCCCCGTTTAGCGCAAGCCAAGCCGGGACATTCAGTACAGTTTGTCGCTGGCGATCTCGCTGGGCTTCAAGCGGTATGGTGTCAGTGGGCACGATTTTTCGGTTACTGA
- a CDS encoding TetR/AcrR family transcriptional regulator yields the protein MIEKKQGRRSAQDAQKTRYHIITIAAELFCELGYSRVSLRHISEKAGVSHSLIRHHFGSKEKIWHSISDGLHDYMIRYMQTVLQAMPAETPVNVKLYSFIMRLLAHGLIIKQPIQLIADAVRQEDKLFDYFLDTSGEIERLVESLADDYNCQYPQSPIHLWEIKWQMIMYTHSAASLTPFMRATWAPEIDDVSACLLKHWQLFNALMVEKFHIAKPYIMQPNSVDELVYTLSCDWRDVYKETEE from the coding sequence ATGATTGAAAAAAAACAGGGGCGGCGTAGTGCGCAAGATGCCCAAAAAACGCGTTATCACATTATCACCATAGCGGCAGAGCTGTTCTGCGAGCTCGGTTATTCACGCGTTTCTCTGCGCCATATCAGTGAAAAGGCCGGCGTCTCACACAGCTTGATCCGCCATCATTTCGGCAGTAAAGAAAAGATCTGGCACAGCATCAGTGATGGCCTGCATGATTATATGATTCGTTACATGCAGACGGTGCTCCAAGCCATGCCGGCAGAAACTCCCGTCAACGTAAAGCTGTACTCTTTCATCATGCGCTTGTTGGCACATGGCTTAATCATTAAACAGCCAATCCAATTGATTGCGGATGCCGTACGCCAAGAAGATAAATTATTCGATTATTTCCTCGATACTTCTGGAGAGATTGAACGCTTGGTTGAATCCTTGGCGGACGACTACAACTGTCAGTATCCCCAATCTCCGATCCATTTGTGGGAAATCAAATGGCAGATGATCATGTACACTCACAGCGCCGCCAGTTTGACGCCTTTTATGCGTGCAACTTGGGCCCCGGAAATTGACGATGTTTCCGCCTGTTTACTCAAACATTGGCAGTTGTTTAACGCATTGATGGTTGAGAAGTTTCATATCGCCAAGCCTTACATTATGCAGCCCAACTCGGTGGATGAGCTGGTGTATACCCTCAGTTGCGACTGGCGAGATGTCTATAAAGAGACGGAAGAGTAA
- a CDS encoding 5-oxoprolinase subunit PxpA — translation MSKRTIQLNCDMGESFGVWTMGADEEVMPWIDMANIACGFHASDPHVMSRTIDLALEHEVMIGAHPSYPDLQGFGRRSLAMNEQEVSEIILYQVGALKALCESKNGQLSYVKPHGALYNDMMSDPSIFRAMVDAVSCFNLPLMVLASANNQDYLDIADRFDVPLLFEAFADRTYLANGKLTPRSQPNAVLSSEEAILNQVRQIARYGKVTSSDGFVIPIEADTLCVHGDNPNAVSLIARIRAALDE, via the coding sequence GTGAGCAAACGGACAATCCAACTCAATTGCGATATGGGCGAAAGCTTCGGCGTCTGGACTATGGGGGCCGATGAAGAAGTGATGCCTTGGATTGATATGGCCAATATCGCTTGTGGCTTTCACGCGTCCGATCCTCATGTTATGAGCCGTACGATAGATTTAGCGCTTGAGCATGAAGTGATGATAGGTGCCCATCCTAGCTACCCAGATTTGCAAGGATTTGGGCGCCGCTCGTTGGCGATGAATGAGCAAGAAGTGAGTGAAATCATTCTTTACCAAGTCGGCGCACTGAAGGCGCTGTGTGAAAGTAAAAATGGCCAATTGAGCTATGTGAAGCCTCATGGCGCGCTGTATAACGACATGATGAGCGACCCGAGCATCTTTCGTGCGATGGTCGATGCCGTTTCCTGTTTTAACCTGCCTTTGATGGTGCTCGCTTCTGCCAACAATCAAGACTATCTCGATATTGCGGACCGTTTTGATGTACCCCTGCTGTTTGAAGCTTTTGCCGACCGTACCTATCTCGCCAATGGCAAGCTGACACCGCGTTCACAACCCAATGCGGTACTCAGTAGCGAAGAAGCCATTCTCAACCAAGTGCGACAAATCGCCCGTTACGGCAAAGTCACCAGTTCTGATGGGTTCGTCATCCCGATTGAAGCGGATACTTTATGTGTGCACGGCGATAACCCAAACGCCGTGTCGCTCATCGCCAGAATTCGTGCTGCGTTGGATGAGTAG
- a CDS encoding ABC transporter permease has product MKALPPASLNRRLLRWSLSEIRHGQLWPVTVALTLIIASIFALTALAQRMEQVIVKQGRDALTADTVFVSGNPLPESLLTLTAQQASQTSQMTRFATMAFSDQGMQLVTVKAVDSAYPLRGEMRLSDGQQTFNHVASNQLWLEPRVKDQLGVNIGDNVTIGDADFVVSGEVLEEPGLSFNPFQQMPSVYIHASDVDKTGAIQPGSRVQFSLFMTGDDSAIESIKQQVSLTASDRWRDQESGSRTNEVFERTQQYLSLTVAIVILMAATTLVLTCQHYVSTRTHTIAMLKSLGASRRWLRRWLALQVGLLLVFAVVLGSVIGVGLESLLRLPLKDLLPDPLPSYGLRPLWIALASSLLIAVPALGIPLGRLLSVSAVAVMQPVAAQTRWQRNLLLIMVPIVPLLLVYWQNQLIWIVLIGIVVLFAVLAVVSVLVTRLLAKLPLNPAMALALSRINRSGTASGLQFGALALSLMLLAIIWLVRTDLLSDWQRTLPENAPNAFALNISESEKASYLAALDTASIERSAAYPIMRGRLTHINGQEAKQYAQNGEESSDALRRELNLTWAEQLPDYNPILQGEWQSQNGVSVEQEVASDLGLKLGDTLTFMINSQTVSAQVNTIRQVEWREMKPNFYFIFSPDVVQNLPASYLISFRIQSEHDALLGQLSRQHPTVSLMDIRTMGAKIQALLTQIVWSVTVLAALGVLAGVLLIFTLLRLSLSQRQQEIRLYRTLGASRRRVMHTIWAEYGVMALVGGLVASVSADAVVAAVMKWGFSLTPSLHMALWFVLPALTFCTLAVVVSSLLKRLLAPVNKAFSD; this is encoded by the coding sequence ATGAAGGCCTTGCCTCCCGCATCGCTCAATCGCCGCTTGTTGCGTTGGAGCTTAAGTGAAATTCGTCACGGGCAGTTATGGCCGGTGACTGTTGCGCTGACCTTAATCATTGCCTCGATTTTTGCATTAACCGCACTCGCGCAGCGTATGGAGCAAGTGATTGTGAAACAAGGGCGTGATGCGTTAACCGCTGACACGGTATTTGTTTCGGGCAACCCACTTCCTGAGTCCTTATTGACCCTGACCGCGCAGCAAGCCAGTCAAACATCACAAATGACCCGTTTTGCGACTATGGCCTTTAGCGATCAAGGCATGCAGTTAGTCACTGTCAAAGCGGTAGATAGTGCTTATCCATTGCGTGGTGAGATGCGTTTAAGTGATGGTCAGCAAACCTTTAATCATGTGGCGAGTAACCAACTTTGGCTTGAGCCGCGAGTCAAAGATCAGTTAGGAGTGAATATCGGTGACAATGTCACGATTGGTGATGCGGACTTTGTGGTCAGCGGCGAAGTGTTGGAAGAACCAGGACTGAGCTTTAACCCATTCCAGCAAATGCCATCGGTTTACATCCATGCTTCTGATGTGGATAAAACTGGCGCGATTCAGCCGGGGAGTCGGGTGCAATTTAGCCTATTTATGACTGGTGATGACTCTGCGATTGAATCGATAAAACAACAAGTGAGCTTAACGGCGAGCGATCGCTGGCGCGATCAAGAAAGTGGCAGCCGCACTAATGAGGTGTTTGAACGCACTCAACAGTATTTATCCCTGACTGTAGCGATTGTGATCTTGATGGCCGCGACCACCCTAGTGCTGACCTGTCAGCATTACGTTTCCACCCGCACGCATACGATTGCGATGTTAAAAAGTCTCGGAGCAAGTCGCCGCTGGTTACGCCGTTGGTTAGCGTTGCAAGTTGGATTGTTATTGGTATTTGCGGTGGTGTTGGGCAGCGTCATTGGTGTTGGGCTGGAGTCGTTGTTACGTTTACCACTAAAAGATTTGTTGCCCGACCCGCTCCCCAGTTACGGTTTGCGTCCGCTGTGGATTGCACTTGCCAGCAGCTTATTGATTGCGGTGCCGGCTCTGGGGATCCCGCTGGGGCGTCTATTGAGCGTGAGTGCGGTTGCGGTTATGCAGCCGGTGGCGGCGCAAACTCGTTGGCAGCGCAATCTACTGCTGATCATGGTACCGATTGTGCCGCTACTGCTGGTGTATTGGCAAAACCAACTGATCTGGATTGTGCTGATCGGTATTGTGGTGCTGTTTGCGGTGTTAGCGGTGGTCAGTGTTCTTGTAACTCGTCTGCTGGCTAAGCTACCGCTCAATCCTGCTATGGCATTGGCTCTGAGCCGAATTAACCGCTCTGGTACAGCAAGTGGTTTGCAGTTTGGCGCGTTAGCCCTCTCTTTGATGTTGCTCGCCATCATCTGGTTAGTGCGTACCGATTTGCTCTCAGATTGGCAGCGCACCTTGCCGGAAAATGCGCCGAATGCGTTTGCACTCAACATCAGTGAATCCGAAAAAGCCAGTTACCTTGCGGCATTAGATACAGCAAGCATTGAGCGCTCTGCTGCTTATCCCATCATGCGTGGACGCTTAACGCATATTAACGGTCAAGAGGCGAAACAATACGCGCAAAATGGTGAAGAGAGTTCAGATGCGCTGCGCCGTGAGCTGAATTTAACCTGGGCAGAGCAGTTACCCGATTACAACCCCATTTTGCAAGGAGAGTGGCAAAGCCAAAATGGCGTATCGGTTGAGCAGGAAGTGGCGAGCGACCTCGGGCTTAAACTTGGGGATACGCTGACGTTTATGATCAATAGCCAAACGGTGAGCGCGCAAGTGAACACCATTCGTCAGGTCGAGTGGCGTGAAATGAAGCCCAATTTTTACTTCATTTTTAGTCCGGACGTGGTGCAAAACTTGCCAGCCAGTTATTTGATCAGCTTCCGCATTCAGTCCGAACATGATGCGTTGCTCGGTCAGCTCTCACGGCAACACCCGACGGTGAGCTTGATGGACATTCGCACCATGGGAGCCAAAATCCAAGCCTTGTTGACCCAAATTGTTTGGTCTGTGACGGTGTTGGCGGCACTCGGTGTGCTAGCAGGGGTATTGCTGATTTTTACTTTGCTGCGCTTAAGTCTCAGTCAGCGTCAGCAGGAGATCCGCCTGTATCGCACGTTAGGGGCGAGTCGCCGCCGAGTTATGCACACCATTTGGGCTGAGTATGGGGTGATGGCGTTAGTCGGAGGGTTAGTGGCCAGCGTGAGTGCTGATGCAGTCGTCGCTGCAGTCATGAAATGGGGATTTAGCCTGACTCCGAGTCTGCATATGGCGCTGTGGTTCGTGCTCCCTGCGTTGACTTTTTGCACACTTGCTGTGGTTGTGAGCAGTTTGTTGAAACGCCTGTTAGCCCCCGTCAATAAAGCCTTCAGCGATTGA
- a CDS encoding aromatic amino acid transport family protein yields MTQSKLLGSTLIIAGTTIGAGMLALPLASAGIGFSTSLMIMLGLWMLMAFTALLMVEIHQYADKEATLHTLAKQILGDKGKWVATFAMLFLFYSLCAAYIAGGGAQFTQRITDFTGVNVESSSGTLLFTLIVALVVTVGTGTVDRVNRVLFAGKMIAMVAVLFFLAPNVSQSYLLSMPIQQGLIVAAIPVIFTSFGFHGSIPAIVNYLDGDTPALRKAILIGSAIPLVIYIFWQLVTLGVVSQSALLDNMGLTALIGVLSTTVHQSNLGNIIGVFADLALLTSFLGVSLGLFEFMGDSLRNQQGKMNRPLASVVTFLPPLIFALFYPQGFIMALGYAAIALAILAIFLPLVMVIKVRQQATEQHYQVTGGKGALLVTGLVGLLIIGAQLLITLGILPALG; encoded by the coding sequence ATGACGCAATCAAAGCTTTTAGGCAGTACTTTGATTATCGCGGGCACCACGATTGGTGCAGGAATGCTAGCTCTGCCTCTAGCTTCCGCCGGTATTGGCTTCTCAACCTCATTGATGATTATGCTCGGCTTGTGGATGCTGATGGCATTTACTGCATTGCTGATGGTAGAAATCCACCAGTACGCGGATAAAGAGGCAACTTTGCATACTCTCGCCAAACAGATTTTAGGCGATAAAGGTAAATGGGTAGCGACGTTCGCTATGTTATTTTTGTTTTACTCGCTGTGTGCGGCCTACATTGCTGGCGGCGGCGCACAATTTACCCAACGAATTACCGATTTCACCGGCGTGAACGTTGAAAGTTCGAGCGGTACTTTGCTGTTTACCTTGATTGTCGCTTTGGTCGTCACCGTTGGAACAGGCACAGTGGATCGCGTCAATCGCGTATTATTTGCCGGAAAGATGATCGCTATGGTAGCGGTACTGTTTTTCCTGGCGCCCAACGTTTCGCAGTCTTACTTACTGAGTATGCCGATTCAGCAGGGCTTGATTGTCGCGGCCATTCCCGTCATTTTTACTTCCTTTGGTTTCCACGGCAGTATTCCTGCGATTGTGAATTACTTGGATGGTGATACCCCTGCGCTGCGCAAAGCGATTTTGATCGGCTCTGCGATTCCGCTAGTGATTTACATTTTCTGGCAGTTGGTCACTCTTGGGGTAGTAAGTCAATCTGCCCTACTCGACAATATGGGGCTCACGGCGCTCATCGGTGTACTCTCGACCACGGTGCACCAATCGAATCTTGGCAACATCATCGGTGTTTTCGCTGACCTTGCTCTACTCACCTCGTTTTTGGGTGTTAGTCTAGGTTTGTTTGAATTTATGGGGGATTCTCTACGTAACCAACAAGGTAAAATGAACCGCCCATTAGCGTCTGTCGTCACTTTCTTACCACCACTGATTTTTGCACTGTTCTACCCGCAAGGCTTCATTATGGCGCTGGGCTATGCCGCGATTGCGCTCGCCATTCTGGCCATCTTTTTACCTCTGGTGATGGTGATCAAAGTGCGCCAACAAGCCACCGAGCAACACTATCAAGTTACAGGGGGCAAGGGGGCCCTGCTTGTGACAGGTTTGGTCGGGCTGCTCATCATCGGCGCACAGCTATTGATTACGTTAGGCATACTCCCCGCTCTCGGTTAA
- a CDS encoding FAD-dependent oxidoreductase, whose translation MTLRSQDPRIAIIGGGIAGATAAVHLGELGLNVVLMEKSAGLVSGPPICHLHAGGNLYREIPEQQCIDLLEQSIETVRLYPHTLNVRPTLIAIPQSDLGQPEEILPRLVTIQNAYRKLVEQDAANQVLGAVDNYYRLYQREELERLAQQQQANPPQSDDEWVIPFAQHADLTQLKYPVVLVQEYGWSVFRLAASVDLTLEALPNCQVMLRTELVDATFQDHQWRLTYLDAQGERHTQTVDYLVNACGFETGRVDDMARHHRQRLVEFKAAYVTHWPACHQWWPEVIFHGPRGSEDGMAQLTPYADGTFQLHGMTESITLFADGLVASTPTSAQPQLPLYLQHKIERGWPMSAQKDRTVRAIQHMSRFVPSFDNAEFAGTPLFGAQQIPGDDVTLRAADVSFEANQYARLEVVKGSSALRAARQLVAVWQLKPDAGELSIEAEHPCSMAFTAQQVEQQAIRLCHARGYPAALAKVYGL comes from the coding sequence ATGACATTGCGATCTCAAGATCCCCGAATTGCTATCATAGGGGGCGGTATTGCTGGTGCGACGGCGGCCGTCCATTTGGGTGAGCTGGGACTCAATGTTGTCCTGATGGAAAAAAGTGCTGGTTTAGTCAGTGGGCCACCGATTTGTCATCTGCATGCCGGGGGCAATCTCTATCGAGAAATTCCCGAGCAGCAGTGTATCGACCTATTGGAGCAGTCAATTGAAACGGTACGCCTTTATCCACACACTTTAAATGTTCGCCCAACCTTAATTGCTATCCCGCAATCCGATCTGGGTCAACCCGAAGAAATTCTGCCGCGCTTAGTGACCATTCAAAACGCGTATCGTAAGTTGGTGGAGCAAGATGCGGCCAATCAAGTGCTCGGCGCGGTCGATAATTACTATCGCTTGTATCAGCGTGAAGAGTTAGAGCGTTTGGCGCAGCAGCAACAAGCCAATCCACCGCAAAGCGATGATGAGTGGGTGATTCCGTTTGCTCAGCATGCCGATCTTACACAGCTCAAATATCCTGTCGTGTTGGTTCAAGAATACGGTTGGAGTGTGTTTCGCTTAGCGGCCAGTGTCGATCTGACTCTCGAAGCCTTACCCAATTGCCAAGTGATGTTGCGCACTGAACTGGTGGATGCCACGTTTCAAGACCACCAGTGGCGATTGACTTATCTTGATGCGCAAGGGGAGCGCCATACTCAAACTGTGGATTATCTGGTCAATGCTTGTGGCTTTGAGACAGGACGGGTGGACGATATGGCTCGCCACCACAGACAACGTTTGGTGGAGTTTAAAGCGGCGTATGTCACTCACTGGCCTGCATGTCATCAGTGGTGGCCAGAAGTGATTTTCCATGGCCCACGTGGTAGCGAAGATGGCATGGCGCAGCTTACCCCTTATGCCGATGGCACGTTCCAACTGCATGGCATGACGGAATCCATCACCTTGTTTGCGGATGGTTTGGTCGCCTCGACTCCGACATCCGCGCAGCCACAGCTGCCTTTGTATCTGCAACACAAGATTGAGCGTGGCTGGCCGATGTCGGCACAAAAAGATCGCACTGTGCGTGCGATACAGCATATGAGCCGCTTTGTGCCCAGTTTTGATAATGCGGAGTTTGCGGGCACACCGCTATTTGGTGCGCAGCAGATCCCCGGTGACGATGTGACACTGCGTGCGGCGGACGTCAGTTTTGAAGCCAATCAGTACGCGAGACTCGAAGTGGTCAAAGGTTCATCGGCGCTGAGAGCCGCTCGCCAATTGGTTGCGGTTTGGCAACTCAAGCCAGATGCTGGTGAGTTATCGATTGAGGCTGAGCATCCATGCAGTATGGCCTTCACTGCGCAGCAGGTGGAGCAGCAGGCGATACGCTTATGCCACGCGCGTGGTTATCCCGCCGCGTTAGCCAAGGTGTATGGGCTTTAA
- the galE gene encoding UDP-glucose 4-epimerase GalE, whose amino-acid sequence MKVLVTGGMGYIGSHTCIQMIQAGMTPVILDNLYNSKATVLDRIEKVIGIRPQFVQGDIRDKALLVDLMQQHNIEAVVHFAGLKAVGESVQKPLEYYDNNVNGTLVLVAAMREAGVKSLVFSSSATVYGDPASVPITESFPTSATNPYGRSKLMVEECLTDFQKANPDWSITLLRYFNPVGSHPSGELGEDPQGIPNNLMPFVSQVAVGRREYLSVFGSDYPTKDGTGVRDYIHVMDLADGHIAALQKVGTRAGLHIYNLGTGNGYSVLEMVKAFEAASGCAVPYKLVERRPGDIAECWADPTKAAQDLGWRATRTLDEMTQDTWRWQSNNPQGYPEA is encoded by the coding sequence ATGAAAGTATTGGTTACAGGTGGCATGGGTTACATTGGCAGTCACACCTGTATTCAGATGATCCAAGCGGGAATGACCCCAGTGATCCTCGATAATTTGTACAACAGTAAAGCAACGGTCCTTGATCGTATTGAAAAAGTGATTGGCATTCGCCCTCAGTTTGTTCAAGGTGACATCCGTGATAAAGCTTTGCTGGTTGATCTCATGCAGCAGCATAACATTGAGGCGGTTGTGCATTTTGCGGGCCTCAAAGCGGTGGGTGAGTCCGTACAAAAACCGCTCGAATATTATGATAACAACGTGAATGGCACCTTAGTTTTGGTGGCGGCGATGCGTGAAGCGGGCGTGAAATCGCTGGTGTTCAGCTCATCTGCAACGGTATATGGCGATCCTGCGTCTGTGCCGATCACCGAATCTTTCCCAACCAGCGCGACCAACCCATACGGGCGCAGCAAGTTGATGGTGGAAGAGTGCTTGACCGATTTCCAAAAAGCTAACCCAGACTGGAGTATTACGCTACTGCGCTACTTTAACCCGGTTGGCTCTCATCCCTCTGGCGAGTTGGGTGAAGATCCACAAGGCATCCCTAATAACTTGATGCCGTTTGTGTCTCAGGTTGCGGTAGGGCGCCGCGAGTATCTTTCCGTGTTTGGTAGCGATTATCCGACCAAAGATGGCACAGGGGTGCGTGACTACATCCATGTGATGGATCTGGCGGACGGTCATATTGCCGCGCTGCAAAAAGTCGGCACTCGTGCGGGTCTGCATATCTACAACCTAGGCACAGGGAATGGCTACAGCGTGCTTGAAATGGTGAAAGCGTTTGAAGCGGCTTCGGGTTGCGCTGTTCCTTATAAACTGGTGGAACGTCGTCCGGGGGATATCGCGGAGTGCTGGGCTGACCCGACAAAAGCTGCGCAAGATCTCGGCTGGAGAGCAACCCGCACCTTAGATGAAATGACGCAAGATACTTGGCGCTGGCAGTCGAATAATCCGCAAGGCTACCCAGAAGCTTAA
- a CDS encoding allophanate hydrolase subunit 1: MSIPFEIEPIAEGSILVRFLHPADATLAMHIGQCAHDIMQSLAYGLMNVTPSYTTLLIDYLPYRLTQKELVAQLTLLLNQPRQANHANANLIELPVYYHPDVGLDLIRYQEQGLALAEVIQLHTSVTYTVAAIGFAPGFAFMTQVAEPLRRPRRATPRLMLPKGSVGIAEQQTAIYPNASPGGWNIIGNCPQTLFDPQQEPMSPWQIGTQVRFRSIRRDEFIQLGGVIEPHSIHRA, translated from the coding sequence ATGTCCATCCCGTTTGAAATTGAGCCGATTGCAGAAGGCAGCATACTGGTGCGCTTTCTGCATCCGGCTGATGCAACCTTAGCGATGCATATTGGCCAATGTGCGCATGACATCATGCAGAGTTTGGCCTATGGACTGATGAACGTCACTCCTTCTTACACCACCTTGCTGATTGATTATTTACCCTACCGTTTAACACAAAAGGAGTTGGTGGCGCAGTTGACTTTACTGCTTAATCAACCGCGACAGGCCAACCACGCGAACGCCAATCTCATTGAGCTCCCCGTGTACTACCATCCTGATGTGGGACTTGACCTCATTCGCTATCAGGAACAAGGGCTTGCATTAGCAGAAGTGATTCAGTTGCATACCTCTGTGACTTACACGGTGGCGGCGATTGGCTTTGCTCCCGGATTTGCCTTTATGACTCAAGTCGCCGAGCCGCTGCGCCGCCCCAGACGTGCTACCCCGCGCCTAATGCTCCCCAAAGGCAGCGTAGGGATTGCCGAGCAACAAACGGCCATTTATCCCAACGCCTCTCCGGGCGGCTGGAACATTATCGGTAACTGTCCGCAAACCTTGTTTGACCCGCAACAAGAACCGATGTCACCGTGGCAGATTGGCACTCAAGTACGATTTCGCTCGATTCGACGTGATGAGTTTATTCAGTTGGGCGGTGTGATTGAGCCGCACTCAATCCACAGAGCTTAA
- a CDS encoding DEAD/DEAH box helicase — MSELSITFSQLGLDSRLLNTLSELGIVNPTPIQQQAIPHVLQGKDVLAGAQTGTGKTAAFGLPLIQRFIEQPWQREANSKEIRALVLVPTRELAQQVLDSLQAYAKGTELKIVAVYGGTSMKVQLNHLRGGVDILIATPGRLLDHAHVKSLFLGKVEVLVLDEADRMLDMGFMPDLQRVLRRLSPLRQTLFFSATFDSKIKAVAYRIMRDPIEVQVTPSNSTAETVQQMVYPVDKKRKRELLSYLIGSKNWQQVLVFTKTRQGSDALAEELKLDGIKAVSINGDKSQGARQKALDDFKAGKVRALIATDVAARGLDIAQLEQVVNYDMPFKAEDYVHRIGRTGRAGLAGLAVSLLSHDEQPQLEAIERLLNTRLPQEWLKGFEPSPVVHEENSPRRSVGRSSEKRKLKAQLKIHAQRGKKAR; from the coding sequence ATGTCAGAACTCTCCATCACTTTTTCGCAATTAGGCTTGGATTCTCGTCTGCTGAATACATTGAGCGAGCTTGGGATCGTCAATCCCACTCCAATCCAACAGCAAGCTATTCCTCATGTATTGCAAGGAAAAGATGTACTGGCAGGGGCGCAAACCGGAACCGGTAAAACGGCGGCATTTGGTTTACCTTTGATCCAACGCTTTATTGAGCAGCCTTGGCAGCGTGAAGCAAACAGCAAAGAGATCCGAGCATTAGTGCTTGTGCCAACGCGTGAGTTAGCTCAGCAAGTATTGGATAGCCTACAAGCCTACGCGAAAGGAACGGAGCTTAAGATCGTAGCCGTTTATGGCGGCACGAGCATGAAGGTGCAACTCAATCATTTGCGTGGCGGTGTGGATATTTTGATTGCGACGCCGGGGCGCTTGCTCGATCACGCCCATGTGAAATCACTGTTTTTGGGCAAAGTTGAAGTGTTGGTACTCGATGAAGCGGATCGAATGCTGGATATGGGCTTTATGCCAGATTTGCAGCGCGTGCTGCGCCGTTTATCGCCACTGCGTCAAACGCTGTTTTTCTCTGCAACGTTTGATAGCAAAATCAAAGCGGTCGCGTATCGCATCATGCGTGATCCTATCGAAGTGCAGGTGACGCCATCCAATTCCACGGCAGAAACCGTGCAGCAGATGGTGTATCCAGTGGATAAAAAGCGCAAGCGTGAACTGCTCTCTTATCTGATTGGCTCGAAAAATTGGCAGCAAGTGTTGGTGTTTACCAAAACCCGTCAAGGCAGTGATGCACTGGCGGAAGAACTCAAGTTGGATGGCATAAAAGCGGTGTCGATTAATGGCGATAAAAGCCAAGGCGCTCGCCAAAAGGCTTTGGATGATTTTAAAGCAGGTAAAGTGCGTGCTTTGATTGCCACCGATGTGGCCGCGCGTGGGTTAGACATTGCCCAGCTTGAGCAAGTGGTCAACTACGATATGCCATTTAAAGCGGAAGACTATGTACATCGTATTGGGCGTACGGGGCGCGCAGGTTTAGCAGGGTTGGCGGTCTCTTTGCTGTCGCATGATGAACAGCCACAACTTGAAGCGATTGAGCGTTTACTCAATACACGCCTGCCGCAAGAGTGGTTGAAAGGTTTTGAGCCTAGCCCTGTGGTGCATGAGGAGAATTCACCGCGTCGCTCGGTTGGTCGTTCGTCAGAAAAACGCAAACTAAAAGCACAGCTGAAAATCCATGCGCAGCGCGGTAAAAAAGCGCGTTAA